One window from the genome of Drosophila albomicans strain 15112-1751.03 chromosome 2L, ASM965048v2, whole genome shotgun sequence encodes:
- the LOC117564246 gene encoding acetylcholine receptor subunit alpha-type acr-16 isoform X12, which produces MPGKKNTIVYQCCPEPYVDITFTIQIRRRTLYYFFNLIVPCVLISSMALLGFTLPPDSGEKLTLGVTILLSLTVFLNLVAESMPTTSDAVPLIGVTILLSLTVFLNLVAETLPQVSDAIPLLGTYFNCIMFMVASSVVLTVVVLNYHHRTADIHEMPPWIKSVFLQWLPWILRMGRPGRKITRKSILLSNRMKELELKERSSKSLLANVLDIDDDFRHTISGSQTAIGSSASFGRPTTVEEHHTAIGCNHKDLHLILKELQFITARMRKADDEAELISDWKFAAMVVDRFCLIVFTLFTIIATVTVLLSAPHIIVQ; this is translated from the exons ATGCCCGGAAAGAAGAATACCATAGTCTACCAGTGCTGCCCAGAACCATATGTCGATATCACCTTTACTATACAAATTCGCCGACgtactttatattattttttcaatttaattgtgcCATGCGTGCTAATCTCATCGATGGCCCTCCTGGGCTTCACATTGCCACCCGACTCGGGCGAAAAATTAACGCTGG GCGTAACTATACTACTCTCATTAACAGTATTTCTAAACCTTGTTGCCGAGTCTATGCCGACAACGTCGGATGCTGTTCCTCTTATag GAGTTACAATTCTTCTATCGCTCACAGTGTTTCTCAACCTTGTAGCTGAGACATTGCCCCAAGTATCTGATGCAATCCCCTTGTTAG GTACATATTTCAACTGCATCATGTTCATGGTTGCATCGTCTGTGGTGCTAACGGTTGTGGTGCTCAACTATCATCATCGCACAGCGGATATTCACGAGATGCCACCGTGG ATCAAATCCGTTTTCCTACAATGGCTGCCCTGGATACTGCGCATGGGTCGGCCTGGTCGCAAGATCACGCgcaaatcaatattattaagcAATCGCATGAAAGAGCTGGAATTGAAGGAACGTTCTTCCAAATCCTTACTAGCCAATGTGCTCGATATCGATGATGATTTTCGTCATACAATATCAGGCTCACAGACCGCCATCGGTTCGTCGGC TAGCTTTGGTCGACCCACAACGGTGGAGGAGCATCACACTGCAATAGGCTGCAATCACAAAGATTTACACTTAATTCTTAaagaattgcaatttataacGGCGCGCATGCGCAAAGCTGACGACGAAGCGGAATTGATAAGCGATTGGAAATTCGCTGCAATGGTTGTGGATag attttgtttaattgtttttacgCTCTTTACGATTATTGCAACGGTAACTGTGCTGCTCTCAGCTCCGCACATAATCGTGCAATAA
- the LOC117564246 gene encoding neuronal acetylcholine receptor subunit alpha-7 isoform X4, whose amino-acid sequence MDSSSSCTLFVVLIFLVIIKESCQGPHEKRLLNHLLSTYNTLERPVANESEPLEVKFGLTLQQIIDVDEKNQLLITNLWLSLEWNDYNLRWNETEYGGVKDLRITPNKLWKPDVLMYNSADEGFDGTYHTNIVVKHNGSCLYVPPGIFKSTCKIDITWFPFDDQHCEMKFGSWTYDGNQLDLVLNSEDGGDLSDFITNGEWYLLAMPGKKNTIVYQCCPEPYVDITFTIQIRRRTLYYFFNLIVPCVLISSMALLGFTLPPDSGEKLTLGVTILLSLTVFLNLVAESMPTTSDAVPLIGTYFNCIMFMVASSVVLTVVVLNYHHRTADIHEMPPWIKSVFLQWLPWILRMGRPGRKITRKSILLSNRMKELELKERSSKSLLANVLDIDDDFRHTISGSQTAIGSSASFGRPTTVEEHHTAIGCNHKDLHLILKELQFITARMRKADDEAELISDWKFAAMVVDRFCLIVFTLFTIIATVTVLLSAPHIIVQ is encoded by the exons AAAGCTGTCAGGGACCACACGAGAAGCGCTTACTGAATCACCTGCTCTCCACATACAACACACTGGAGCGACCCGTTGCGAACGAATCGGAGCCACTGGAGGTTAAATTTGGACTGACACTGCAGCAAATCATCGATGTG GACGAGAAAAATCAACTACTTATAACGAATCTTTGGCTTTCGTTG GAATGGAACGACTACAATCTGCGCTGGAATGAAACAGAATATGGCGGCGTCAAGGATCTCCGCATCACGCCCAACAAACTGTGGAAGCCCGATGTGCTCATGTACAATAG CGCGGATGAGGGATTCGATGGCACGTATCACACCAACATTGTGGTCAAACATAACGGCAGTTGTCTGTACGTGCCCCCTGGTATCTTCAAGAGCACATGCAAGATAGACATCACGTGGTTCCCATTTGATGACCAACATTGCGAAATGAAATTCGGTAGTTGGACTTACGATGGAAATCAG TTGGATTTGGTTTTGAATTCCGAAGATGGAGGGGATCTTTCCGATTTCATAACAAATGGCGAGTGGTACTTGCTTG CCATGCCCGGAAAGAAGAATACCATAGTCTACCAGTGCTGCCCAGAACCATATGTCGATATCACCTTTACTATACAAATTCGCCGACgtactttatattattttttcaatttaattgtgcCATGCGTGCTAATCTCATCGATGGCCCTCCTGGGCTTCACATTGCCACCCGACTCGGGCGAAAAATTAACGCTGG GCGTAACTATACTACTCTCATTAACAGTATTTCTAAACCTTGTTGCCGAGTCTATGCCGACAACGTCGGATGCTGTTCCTCTTATag GTACATATTTCAACTGCATCATGTTCATGGTTGCATCGTCTGTGGTGCTAACGGTTGTGGTGCTCAACTATCATCATCGCACAGCGGATATTCACGAGATGCCACCGTGG ATCAAATCCGTTTTCCTACAATGGCTGCCCTGGATACTGCGCATGGGTCGGCCTGGTCGCAAGATCACGCgcaaatcaatattattaagcAATCGCATGAAAGAGCTGGAATTGAAGGAACGTTCTTCCAAATCCTTACTAGCCAATGTGCTCGATATCGATGATGATTTTCGTCATACAATATCAGGCTCACAGACCGCCATCGGTTCGTCGGC TAGCTTTGGTCGACCCACAACGGTGGAGGAGCATCACACTGCAATAGGCTGCAATCACAAAGATTTACACTTAATTCTTAaagaattgcaatttataacGGCGCGCATGCGCAAAGCTGACGACGAAGCGGAATTGATAAGCGATTGGAAATTCGCTGCAATGGTTGTGGATag attttgtttaattgtttttacgCTCTTTACGATTATTGCAACGGTAACTGTGCTGCTCTCAGCTCCGCACATAATCGTGCAATAA
- the LOC117564246 gene encoding acetylcholine receptor subunit alpha-type acr-16 isoform X9, whose amino-acid sequence MDSSSSCTLFVVLIFLVIIKESCQGPHEKRLLNHLLSTYNTLERPVANESEPLEVKFGLTLQQIIDVEWNDYNLRWNETEYGGVKDLRITPNKLWKPDVLMYNSADEGFDGTYHTNIVVKHNGSCLYVPPGIFKSTCKIDITWFPFDDQHCEMKFGSWTYDGNQLDLVLNSEDGGDLSDFITNGEWYLLAMPGKKNTIVYQCCPEPYVDITFTIQIRRRTLYYFFNLIVPCVLISSMALLGFTLPPDSGEKLTLGVTILLSLTVFLNLVAESMPTTSDAVPLIGTYFNCIMFMVASSVVLTVVVLNYHHRTADIHEMPPWIKSVFLQWLPWILRMGRPGRKITRKSILLSNRMKELELKERSSKSLLANVLDIDDDFRHTISGSQTAIGSSASFGRPTTVEEHHTAIGCNHKDLHLILKELQFITARMRKADDEAELISDWKFAAMVVDRFCLIVFTLFTIIATVTVLLSAPHIIVQ is encoded by the exons AAAGCTGTCAGGGACCACACGAGAAGCGCTTACTGAATCACCTGCTCTCCACATACAACACACTGGAGCGACCCGTTGCGAACGAATCGGAGCCACTGGAGGTTAAATTTGGACTGACACTGCAGCAAATCATCGATGTG GAATGGAACGACTACAATCTGCGCTGGAATGAAACAGAATATGGCGGCGTCAAGGATCTCCGCATCACGCCCAACAAACTGTGGAAGCCCGATGTGCTCATGTACAATAG CGCGGATGAGGGATTCGATGGCACGTATCACACCAACATTGTGGTCAAACATAACGGCAGTTGTCTGTACGTGCCCCCTGGTATCTTCAAGAGCACATGCAAGATAGACATCACGTGGTTCCCATTTGATGACCAACATTGCGAAATGAAATTCGGTAGTTGGACTTACGATGGAAATCAG TTGGATTTGGTTTTGAATTCCGAAGATGGAGGGGATCTTTCCGATTTCATAACAAATGGCGAGTGGTACTTGCTTG CCATGCCCGGAAAGAAGAATACCATAGTCTACCAGTGCTGCCCAGAACCATATGTCGATATCACCTTTACTATACAAATTCGCCGACgtactttatattattttttcaatttaattgtgcCATGCGTGCTAATCTCATCGATGGCCCTCCTGGGCTTCACATTGCCACCCGACTCGGGCGAAAAATTAACGCTGG GCGTAACTATACTACTCTCATTAACAGTATTTCTAAACCTTGTTGCCGAGTCTATGCCGACAACGTCGGATGCTGTTCCTCTTATag GTACATATTTCAACTGCATCATGTTCATGGTTGCATCGTCTGTGGTGCTAACGGTTGTGGTGCTCAACTATCATCATCGCACAGCGGATATTCACGAGATGCCACCGTGG ATCAAATCCGTTTTCCTACAATGGCTGCCCTGGATACTGCGCATGGGTCGGCCTGGTCGCAAGATCACGCgcaaatcaatattattaagcAATCGCATGAAAGAGCTGGAATTGAAGGAACGTTCTTCCAAATCCTTACTAGCCAATGTGCTCGATATCGATGATGATTTTCGTCATACAATATCAGGCTCACAGACCGCCATCGGTTCGTCGGC TAGCTTTGGTCGACCCACAACGGTGGAGGAGCATCACACTGCAATAGGCTGCAATCACAAAGATTTACACTTAATTCTTAaagaattgcaatttataacGGCGCGCATGCGCAAAGCTGACGACGAAGCGGAATTGATAAGCGATTGGAAATTCGCTGCAATGGTTGTGGATag attttgtttaattgtttttacgCTCTTTACGATTATTGCAACGGTAACTGTGCTGCTCTCAGCTCCGCACATAATCGTGCAATAA
- the LOC117564246 gene encoding acetylcholine receptor subunit alpha-type acr-16 isoform X11, whose amino-acid sequence MWNGTTTICAGMKQNMAASRISASRPTNCGSPMCSCTIAMPGKKNTIVYQCCPEPYVDITFTIQIRRRTLYYFFNLIVPCVLISSMALLGFTLPPDSGEKLTLGVTILLSLTVFLNLVAESMPTTSDAVPLIGVTILLSLTVFLNLVAETLPQVSDAIPLLGTYFNCIMFMVASSVVLTVVVLNYHHRTADIHEMPPWIKSVFLQWLPWILRMGRPGRKITRKSILLSNRMKELELKERSSKSLLANVLDIDDDFRHTISGSQTAIGSSASFGRPTTVEEHHTAIGCNHKDLHLILKELQFITARMRKADDEAELISDWKFAAMVVDRFCLIVFTLFTIIATVTVLLSAPHIIVQ is encoded by the exons ATGTG GAATGGAACGACTACAATCTGCGCTGGAATGAAACAGAATATGGCGGCGTCAAGGATCTCCGCATCACGCCCAACAAACTGTGGAAGCCCGATGTGCTCATGTACAATAG CCATGCCCGGAAAGAAGAATACCATAGTCTACCAGTGCTGCCCAGAACCATATGTCGATATCACCTTTACTATACAAATTCGCCGACgtactttatattattttttcaatttaattgtgcCATGCGTGCTAATCTCATCGATGGCCCTCCTGGGCTTCACATTGCCACCCGACTCGGGCGAAAAATTAACGCTGG GCGTAACTATACTACTCTCATTAACAGTATTTCTAAACCTTGTTGCCGAGTCTATGCCGACAACGTCGGATGCTGTTCCTCTTATag GAGTTACAATTCTTCTATCGCTCACAGTGTTTCTCAACCTTGTAGCTGAGACATTGCCCCAAGTATCTGATGCAATCCCCTTGTTAG GTACATATTTCAACTGCATCATGTTCATGGTTGCATCGTCTGTGGTGCTAACGGTTGTGGTGCTCAACTATCATCATCGCACAGCGGATATTCACGAGATGCCACCGTGG ATCAAATCCGTTTTCCTACAATGGCTGCCCTGGATACTGCGCATGGGTCGGCCTGGTCGCAAGATCACGCgcaaatcaatattattaagcAATCGCATGAAAGAGCTGGAATTGAAGGAACGTTCTTCCAAATCCTTACTAGCCAATGTGCTCGATATCGATGATGATTTTCGTCATACAATATCAGGCTCACAGACCGCCATCGGTTCGTCGGC TAGCTTTGGTCGACCCACAACGGTGGAGGAGCATCACACTGCAATAGGCTGCAATCACAAAGATTTACACTTAATTCTTAaagaattgcaatttataacGGCGCGCATGCGCAAAGCTGACGACGAAGCGGAATTGATAAGCGATTGGAAATTCGCTGCAATGGTTGTGGATag attttgtttaattgtttttacgCTCTTTACGATTATTGCAACGGTAACTGTGCTGCTCTCAGCTCCGCACATAATCGTGCAATAA
- the LOC117564246 gene encoding acetylcholine receptor subunit alpha-type acr-16 isoform X1: protein MDSSSSCTLFVVLIFLVIIKESCQGPHEKRLLNHLLSTYNTLERPVANESEPLEVKFGLTLQQIIDVDEKNQILTTNAWLNLEWNDYNLRWNETEYGGVKDLRITPNKLWKPDVLMYNSADEGFDGTYHTNIVVKHNGSCLYVPPGIFKSTCKIDITWFPFDDQHCEMKFGSWTYDGNQLDLVLNSEDGGDLSDFITNGEWYLLAMPGKKNTIVYQCCPEPYVDITFTIQIRRRTLYYFFNLIVPCVLISSMALLGFTLPPDSGEKLTLGVTILLSLTVFLNLVAESMPTTSDAVPLIGVTILLSLTVFLNLVAETLPQVSDAIPLLGTYFNCIMFMVASSVVLTVVVLNYHHRTADIHEMPPWIKSVFLQWLPWILRMGRPGRKITRKSILLSNRMKELELKERSSKSLLANVLDIDDDFRHTISGSQTAIGSSASFGRPTTVEEHHTAIGCNHKDLHLILKELQFITARMRKADDEAELISDWKFAAMVVDRFCLIVFTLFTIIATVTVLLSAPHIIVQ from the exons AAAGCTGTCAGGGACCACACGAGAAGCGCTTACTGAATCACCTGCTCTCCACATACAACACACTGGAGCGACCCGTTGCGAACGAATCGGAGCCACTGGAGGTTAAATTTGGACTGACACTGCAGCAAATCATCGATGTG GACGAAAAGAATCAGATTCTGACCACAAATGCGTGGTTAAATTTG GAATGGAACGACTACAATCTGCGCTGGAATGAAACAGAATATGGCGGCGTCAAGGATCTCCGCATCACGCCCAACAAACTGTGGAAGCCCGATGTGCTCATGTACAATAG CGCGGATGAGGGATTCGATGGCACGTATCACACCAACATTGTGGTCAAACATAACGGCAGTTGTCTGTACGTGCCCCCTGGTATCTTCAAGAGCACATGCAAGATAGACATCACGTGGTTCCCATTTGATGACCAACATTGCGAAATGAAATTCGGTAGTTGGACTTACGATGGAAATCAG TTGGATTTGGTTTTGAATTCCGAAGATGGAGGGGATCTTTCCGATTTCATAACAAATGGCGAGTGGTACTTGCTTG CCATGCCCGGAAAGAAGAATACCATAGTCTACCAGTGCTGCCCAGAACCATATGTCGATATCACCTTTACTATACAAATTCGCCGACgtactttatattattttttcaatttaattgtgcCATGCGTGCTAATCTCATCGATGGCCCTCCTGGGCTTCACATTGCCACCCGACTCGGGCGAAAAATTAACGCTGG GCGTAACTATACTACTCTCATTAACAGTATTTCTAAACCTTGTTGCCGAGTCTATGCCGACAACGTCGGATGCTGTTCCTCTTATag GAGTTACAATTCTTCTATCGCTCACAGTGTTTCTCAACCTTGTAGCTGAGACATTGCCCCAAGTATCTGATGCAATCCCCTTGTTAG GTACATATTTCAACTGCATCATGTTCATGGTTGCATCGTCTGTGGTGCTAACGGTTGTGGTGCTCAACTATCATCATCGCACAGCGGATATTCACGAGATGCCACCGTGG ATCAAATCCGTTTTCCTACAATGGCTGCCCTGGATACTGCGCATGGGTCGGCCTGGTCGCAAGATCACGCgcaaatcaatattattaagcAATCGCATGAAAGAGCTGGAATTGAAGGAACGTTCTTCCAAATCCTTACTAGCCAATGTGCTCGATATCGATGATGATTTTCGTCATACAATATCAGGCTCACAGACCGCCATCGGTTCGTCGGC TAGCTTTGGTCGACCCACAACGGTGGAGGAGCATCACACTGCAATAGGCTGCAATCACAAAGATTTACACTTAATTCTTAaagaattgcaatttataacGGCGCGCATGCGCAAAGCTGACGACGAAGCGGAATTGATAAGCGATTGGAAATTCGCTGCAATGGTTGTGGATag attttgtttaattgtttttacgCTCTTTACGATTATTGCAACGGTAACTGTGCTGCTCTCAGCTCCGCACATAATCGTGCAATAA
- the LOC117564246 gene encoding neuronal acetylcholine receptor subunit alpha-7 isoform X7: MDSSSSCTLFVVLIFLVIIKESCQGPHEKRLLNHLLSTYNTLERPVANESEPLEVKFGLTLQQIIDVDEKNQILTTNAWLNLEWNDYNLRWNETEYGGVKDLRITPNKLWKPDVLMYNSADEGFDGTYHTNIVVKHNGSCLYVPPGIFKSTCKIDITWFPFDDQHCEMKFGSWTYDGNQLDLVLNSEDGGDLSDFITNGEWYLLAMPGKKNTIVYQCCPEPYVDITFTIQIRRRTLYYFFNLIVPCVLISSMALLGFTLPPDSGEKLTLGVTILLSLTVFLNLVAESMPTTSDAVPLIGTYFNCIMFMVASSVVLTVVVLNYHHRTADIHEMPPWIKSVFLQWLPWILRMGRPGRKITRKSILLSNRMKELELKERSSKSLLANVLDIDDDFRHTISGSQTAIGSSASFGRPTTVEEHHTAIGCNHKDLHLILKELQFITARMRKADDEAELISDWKFAAMVVDRFCLIVFTLFTIIATVTVLLSAPHIIVQ, encoded by the exons AAAGCTGTCAGGGACCACACGAGAAGCGCTTACTGAATCACCTGCTCTCCACATACAACACACTGGAGCGACCCGTTGCGAACGAATCGGAGCCACTGGAGGTTAAATTTGGACTGACACTGCAGCAAATCATCGATGTG GACGAAAAGAATCAGATTCTGACCACAAATGCGTGGTTAAATTTG GAATGGAACGACTACAATCTGCGCTGGAATGAAACAGAATATGGCGGCGTCAAGGATCTCCGCATCACGCCCAACAAACTGTGGAAGCCCGATGTGCTCATGTACAATAG CGCGGATGAGGGATTCGATGGCACGTATCACACCAACATTGTGGTCAAACATAACGGCAGTTGTCTGTACGTGCCCCCTGGTATCTTCAAGAGCACATGCAAGATAGACATCACGTGGTTCCCATTTGATGACCAACATTGCGAAATGAAATTCGGTAGTTGGACTTACGATGGAAATCAG TTGGATTTGGTTTTGAATTCCGAAGATGGAGGGGATCTTTCCGATTTCATAACAAATGGCGAGTGGTACTTGCTTG CCATGCCCGGAAAGAAGAATACCATAGTCTACCAGTGCTGCCCAGAACCATATGTCGATATCACCTTTACTATACAAATTCGCCGACgtactttatattattttttcaatttaattgtgcCATGCGTGCTAATCTCATCGATGGCCCTCCTGGGCTTCACATTGCCACCCGACTCGGGCGAAAAATTAACGCTGG GCGTAACTATACTACTCTCATTAACAGTATTTCTAAACCTTGTTGCCGAGTCTATGCCGACAACGTCGGATGCTGTTCCTCTTATag GTACATATTTCAACTGCATCATGTTCATGGTTGCATCGTCTGTGGTGCTAACGGTTGTGGTGCTCAACTATCATCATCGCACAGCGGATATTCACGAGATGCCACCGTGG ATCAAATCCGTTTTCCTACAATGGCTGCCCTGGATACTGCGCATGGGTCGGCCTGGTCGCAAGATCACGCgcaaatcaatattattaagcAATCGCATGAAAGAGCTGGAATTGAAGGAACGTTCTTCCAAATCCTTACTAGCCAATGTGCTCGATATCGATGATGATTTTCGTCATACAATATCAGGCTCACAGACCGCCATCGGTTCGTCGGC TAGCTTTGGTCGACCCACAACGGTGGAGGAGCATCACACTGCAATAGGCTGCAATCACAAAGATTTACACTTAATTCTTAaagaattgcaatttataacGGCGCGCATGCGCAAAGCTGACGACGAAGCGGAATTGATAAGCGATTGGAAATTCGCTGCAATGGTTGTGGATag attttgtttaattgtttttacgCTCTTTACGATTATTGCAACGGTAACTGTGCTGCTCTCAGCTCCGCACATAATCGTGCAATAA
- the LOC117564246 gene encoding acetylcholine receptor subunit alpha-type acr-16 isoform X2: MDSSSSCTLFVVLIFLVIIKESCQGPHEKRLLNHLLSTYNTLERPVANESEPLEVKFGLTLQQIIDVDEKNQLLITNLWLSLEWNDYNLRWNETEYGGVKDLRITPNKLWKPDVLMYNSADEGFDGTYHTNIVVKHNGSCLYVPPGIFKSTCKIDITWFPFDDQHCEMKFGSWTYDGNQLDLVLNSEDGGDLSDFITNGEWYLLAMPGKKNTIVYQCCPEPYVDITFTIQIRRRTLYYFFNLIVPCVLISSMALLGFTLPPDSGEKLTLGVTILLSLTVFLNLVAESMPTTSDAVPLIGVTILLSLTVFLNLVAETLPQVSDAIPLLGTYFNCIMFMVASSVVLTVVVLNYHHRTADIHEMPPWIKSVFLQWLPWILRMGRPGRKITRKSILLSNRMKELELKERSSKSLLANVLDIDDDFRHTISGSQTAIGSSASFGRPTTVEEHHTAIGCNHKDLHLILKELQFITARMRKADDEAELISDWKFAAMVVDRFCLIVFTLFTIIATVTVLLSAPHIIVQ; the protein is encoded by the exons AAAGCTGTCAGGGACCACACGAGAAGCGCTTACTGAATCACCTGCTCTCCACATACAACACACTGGAGCGACCCGTTGCGAACGAATCGGAGCCACTGGAGGTTAAATTTGGACTGACACTGCAGCAAATCATCGATGTG GACGAGAAAAATCAACTACTTATAACGAATCTTTGGCTTTCGTTG GAATGGAACGACTACAATCTGCGCTGGAATGAAACAGAATATGGCGGCGTCAAGGATCTCCGCATCACGCCCAACAAACTGTGGAAGCCCGATGTGCTCATGTACAATAG CGCGGATGAGGGATTCGATGGCACGTATCACACCAACATTGTGGTCAAACATAACGGCAGTTGTCTGTACGTGCCCCCTGGTATCTTCAAGAGCACATGCAAGATAGACATCACGTGGTTCCCATTTGATGACCAACATTGCGAAATGAAATTCGGTAGTTGGACTTACGATGGAAATCAG TTGGATTTGGTTTTGAATTCCGAAGATGGAGGGGATCTTTCCGATTTCATAACAAATGGCGAGTGGTACTTGCTTG CCATGCCCGGAAAGAAGAATACCATAGTCTACCAGTGCTGCCCAGAACCATATGTCGATATCACCTTTACTATACAAATTCGCCGACgtactttatattattttttcaatttaattgtgcCATGCGTGCTAATCTCATCGATGGCCCTCCTGGGCTTCACATTGCCACCCGACTCGGGCGAAAAATTAACGCTGG GCGTAACTATACTACTCTCATTAACAGTATTTCTAAACCTTGTTGCCGAGTCTATGCCGACAACGTCGGATGCTGTTCCTCTTATag GAGTTACAATTCTTCTATCGCTCACAGTGTTTCTCAACCTTGTAGCTGAGACATTGCCCCAAGTATCTGATGCAATCCCCTTGTTAG GTACATATTTCAACTGCATCATGTTCATGGTTGCATCGTCTGTGGTGCTAACGGTTGTGGTGCTCAACTATCATCATCGCACAGCGGATATTCACGAGATGCCACCGTGG ATCAAATCCGTTTTCCTACAATGGCTGCCCTGGATACTGCGCATGGGTCGGCCTGGTCGCAAGATCACGCgcaaatcaatattattaagcAATCGCATGAAAGAGCTGGAATTGAAGGAACGTTCTTCCAAATCCTTACTAGCCAATGTGCTCGATATCGATGATGATTTTCGTCATACAATATCAGGCTCACAGACCGCCATCGGTTCGTCGGC TAGCTTTGGTCGACCCACAACGGTGGAGGAGCATCACACTGCAATAGGCTGCAATCACAAAGATTTACACTTAATTCTTAaagaattgcaatttataacGGCGCGCATGCGCAAAGCTGACGACGAAGCGGAATTGATAAGCGATTGGAAATTCGCTGCAATGGTTGTGGATag attttgtttaattgtttttacgCTCTTTACGATTATTGCAACGGTAACTGTGCTGCTCTCAGCTCCGCACATAATCGTGCAATAA